In Neovison vison isolate M4711 chromosome 14, ASM_NN_V1, whole genome shotgun sequence, the following proteins share a genomic window:
- the LOC122895633 gene encoding zinc finger protein 768-like, translating into MEREASPWGLEPGDVQSPDEVGSPEGSLKGNVSENEEEEMSQQEGSGDYEVEEIPFGLEPQSPGFEPQSPEFEPQSPRFEPESPGFESRSPGFVPPSPEFAPRSPESGSQSPEFETQSPRYEPQSPGYDPKSPGYEPRSPGYEPKSPGYEPQSPGYESQSPGFEPQNPEFKTQSPEFEAQSSKFQEGAEVLLNPEEKNPLSIPLGAHPLDSFTQGFGEQPTGGLPLGPPFEMPTGTLLATPQFEMLQNPLGLTGSLRGPGRRGGRARGGQGPRPNICGICGKSFGRGSTLIQHQRIHTGEKPYKCEVCSKAFSQSSDLIKHQRTHTGERPYKCPRCGKAFADSSYLLRHQRTHSGQKPYKCPHCGKAFGDSSYLLRHQRTHSHERPYSCPECGKCYSQNSSLRSHQRVHTGQRPFSCGICGKSFSQRSALIPHARSHAREKPFKCPECGKRFGQSSVLAIHARTHLPGRTYSCPDCGKTFNRSSTLIQHQRSHTGERPYRCAVCGKGFCRSSTLLQHHRVHSGERPYKCDHCGKAFSQSSDLIRHQRTHAAGRR; encoded by the exons ATGGAACGGGAAGCGTCGCCGTGGGGCCTCGAGCCCGGGGACGTGCAAAGCCCCGACGAAGTGGGGAGCCCCGAAGGGTCCCTCAAAG GCAACGTGAGTgagaatgaggaagaagaaatgtctcaACAAGAAGGCAGTGGGGACTATGAGGTCGAAGAGATACCCTTTGGGCTTGAACCCCAGAGCCCTGGGTTTGAGCCACAAAGCCCTGAGTTTGAACCCCAGAGCCCCAGGTTTGAGCCTGAAAGCCCAGGTTTTGAGTCCCGAAGCCCTGGGTTTGTGCCCCCAAGCCCTGAATTTGCACCCAGAAGCCCTGAATCAGGGTCTCAGAGCCCTGAGTTTGAAACCCAAAGCCCTAGGTATGAGCCTCAAAGCCCTGGGTATGACCCCAAAAGTCCTGGATATGAACCCCGGAGCCCTGGGTATGAACCCAAGAGCCCTGGGTATGAACCCCAGAGCCCCGGGTATGAATCCCAGAGCCCGGGATTTGAGCCCCAGAATCCCGAGTTCAAAACCCAAAGCCCCGAATTTGAAGCTCAAAGTTCCAAATTCCAGGAAGGTGCAGAGGTGCTTCTGAATCCCGAGGAAAAGAACCCCTTGAGCATCCCTTTGGGAGCCCACCCCTTGGACTCCTTCACCCAGGGGTTTGGGGAGCAGCCCACAGGGGGCCTACCCCTAGGGCCACCTTTTGAGATGCCCACAGGGACCCTGCTGGCCACGCCACAGTTTGAGATGCTCCAGAATCCCCTGGGCCTGACAGGGTCCCTTCGGGGCCCAGGCCGGCGGGGTGGCCGGGCCAGGGGTGGGCAGGGCCCTCGGCCCAATATCTGCGGCATCTGCGGGAAGAGCTTCGGGCGGGGCTCCACCCTGATCCAACACCAGCGCATCCATACGGGTGAGAAGCCCTACAAATGTGAGGTCTGTAGCAAGGCCTTCTCCCAGAGCTCTGACCTCATCAAACACCAGCGCACCCACACGGGCGAGCGGCCCTACAAGTGTCCCCGTTGTGGCAAGGCCTTCGCCGACAGCTCTTACCTGCTTCGCCACCAGCGCACCCACTCGGGTCAGAAGCCCTACAAGTGCCCGCACTGTGGCAAGGCCTTCGGCGACAGCTCCTACCTCCTGCGGCACCAGCGCACCCACAGCCACGAGCGGCCCTACAGCTGCCCCGAGTGCGGCAAGTGCTACAGCCAGAACTCTTCCCTGCGCAGTCACCAGAGGGTGCACACGGGGCAAAGGCCCTTCAGCTGTGGCATCTGCGGCAAGAGCTTCTCCCAGCGCTCGGCTCTCATCCCCCATGCCCGCAGCCACGCCCGCGAGAAGCCCTTCAAGTGCCCGGAGTGCGGCAAGCGCTTTGGCCAGAGCTCGGTGCTGGCCATCCACGCCCGCACCCACCTGCCGGGCCGCACCTACAGCTGCCCCGACTGCGGCAAGACCTTCAACCGCTCCTCCACGCTGATTCAGCACCAGCGGTCCCACACGGGCGAGCGGCCCTACCGGTGCGCCGTGTGCGGCAAGGGCTTCTGCCGCTCGTCCACGCTGCTCCAGCACCACCGGGTCCACAGCGGGGAGCGGCCCTACAAGTGCGATCACTGTGGAAAGGCCTTCTCGCAGAGCTCCGACCTCATCCGCCACCAGCGGACCCACGCAGCCGGCCGCCGCTGA